One genomic window of Salmo salar chromosome ssa12, Ssal_v3.1, whole genome shotgun sequence includes the following:
- the LOC106564971 gene encoding myeloid-associated differentiation marker, whose product MPVIVLEASDLTSPLSLVRMWALLSGCLTFSLVASLVPSELTSDTHQPSFRILCMFTWCLFFILTLLIHVVNIIQFHSLVPISWKNLTVTVAALATLMTLSATVTFPWAVMCHEGAWPRPITASFASCLTFLAYATEAYLIRNQTQDQKGYMASVPGLLKVLQLWGGCEMIVLVVEQVRGALVKVGLAAVGWQLWVSGAWYALCLLMSLGTVIVVLGDCAGRCPLPFDRLLAGFSLTGVLLYVVATILCFTRVLELQKRDQDLTDMKTGPTLVVMEAVMASITLLAYTVDLAFSIKLLRDRSHA is encoded by the coding sequence ATGCCTGTAATTGTACTGGAGGCCAGTGACCTGACCAGCCCTCTGTCGCTGGTGCGTATGTGGGCTCTCCTGTCCGGTTGCCTTACCTTCAGCCTGGTAGCCTCCCTGGTTCCCTCGGAGCTGACCTCTGACACCCACCAGCCCTCTTTCAGGATCCTCTGCATGTTCACCTGGTGCCTCTTCTTCATCCTCACTCTCCTAATCCACGTGGTCAACATCATCCAGTTCCACAGCCTGGTCCCCATCTCCTGGAAGAACCTGACAGTGACCGTGGCGGCTCTCGCCACCCTCATGACCCTCAGCGCCACAGTCACCTTCCCCTGGGCGGTCATGTGTCATGAAGGTGCCTGGCCCCGTCCTATCACCGCCTCCTTTGCGTCGTGTCTCACCTTCCTGGCCTATGCAACCGAGGCCTACCTCATCCGCAACCAGACCCAGGACCAGAAGGGCTACATGGCCAGCGTGCCCGGCCTGCTCAAGGTGCTCCAGCTCTGGGGGGGATGTGAGATGATCGTCCTGGTGGTGGAGCAGGTCCGTGGAGCTTTGGTAAAAGTAGGGTTGgcagctgtgggttggcagctaTGGGTGTCTGGGGCGTGGTATGCCCTCTGTCTCCTAATGTCCCTGGGTACAGTGATAGTGGTTCTAGGGGACTGTGCTGGGCGATGCCCCCTGCCCTTTGACCGCCTGCTGGCCGGCTTCAGTCTGACAGGGGTGCTTCTCTATGTGGTCGCCACCATACTGTGTTTTACCAGAGTTCTAGAGCTACAGAAACGTGACCAAGACCTCACAGACATGAAAACTGGGCCCACCCTTGTCGTCATGGAAGCGGTGATGGCCAGCATTACTCTGCTAGCTTACACAGTGGACCTGGCCTTCTCTATCAAACTGCTGCGGGATAGGAGTCATGCCTGA